A window of the Diorhabda carinulata isolate Delta chromosome 1, icDioCari1.1, whole genome shotgun sequence genome harbors these coding sequences:
- the LOC130893009 gene encoding plasma membrane calcium-transporting ATPase 2 isoform X4 produces MILKWNMATIDGRPAQYGITLKQLRDLMEHRGPDGIAKIQELGGTQEVCKKLYTSPSEGLSGSQVDLEHRRETFGSNSIPPKPPKTFLQLVWEALQDITLIILEVAAIVSLLLSFYQPPLEDSPFNDDETSHGWIEGLAILISVIVVVFVTAFNDYTKERQFRGLQNRIEGEHKFAVIRQGEVKQISVSDIVVGDICQIKYGDLLPADGVLIQSNDLKVDESSLTGESDHVKKGESFDPMVLSGTHVMEGSGKMLVTAVGVNSQAGIIFTLLGAAVDQQEAEIKKMKKEAKKQRKKKSLTGDEENVTGNSHMNSPAPVATENKHDTAQDGKENHVQPEKSAGERNKKEKSVLQAKLTKLAIQIGYAGSTIAVLTVVILIIQFCIKTFVIDNQTWKNSYANYLVRHLIIGVTVLVVAVPEGLPLAVTLSLAYSVKKMMKDNNLVRHLDACETMGNATAICSDKTGTLTTNRMTVVQSYICEQLCKTMPKFSDIPAHVGNVIIQAIAINCGYTSRIMPPEEGSDLPRQVGNKTECALLGFVVGLQKNYQTIRDDYPEETFTRVYTFNSDRKSMSTVIPRQGGGYRLFTKGASEIILQKCAFIYGHDGRLEKFTRDMQDRLLKQVIEPMACDGLRTICLAFRDFVPGKAEINQVHIENEPNWDDESNIVNNLTCLCVVGIEDPVRTEVPDAIKKCQKAGITVRMVTGDNVNTARSIATKCGIVKPNEDFLILEGKEFNRRIRDSAGEVQQHLIDKVWPKLRVLARSSPTDKFILVKGIIDSKLNDNREVVAVTGDGTNDGPALKKADVGFAMGIAGTDVAKEASDIILTDDNFSSIVKAVMWGRNVYDSIAKFLQFQLTVNVVAVIVAFIGACAVQDSPLKAVQMLWVNLIMDTLASLALATEMPTGDLLLRKPYGRTKPLISRTMMKNILGQAVYQLVVIFSLLFVGDKFLDIESGRGVEIGHPPTQHFTVIFNSFVMMTLFNEFNARKIHGQRNVFEGIFTNPIFYSIWIGTCLAQVGIIQLGGVAFSTTSLDRDQWLWCLFFGVGTLIWGQLVTTVPTSKIPKILSWGRGHPEEYTETIQIGEEKYDLDSDKKPRAGQILWIRGLTRLQTQVIGGELQERLIPVPYSKSSTDQAVGQNHIRVVNAFRQGLDARYGEHSNTSLAEVLRKQTTLSKRLSQTSSIEYADNIPDELTIPEIDVERLSSHSHTETAV; encoded by the exons atg atCTTGAAGTGGAATATGGCTACGATAGACGGCCGTCCCGCACAATATGGAATTACCTTGAAACAACTACGTGACCTTATGGAACATAGGGGCCCAGACGGAATAGCAAAAATACAAGAATTAGGTGGGACTCAAGAAGTATGTAAAAAATTGTACACATCGCCCAGTGAAG GACTTAGTGGATCACAAGTAGACCTTGAACATAGAAGAGAAACATTTGGATCAAATTCAATTCCTCCAAAGCctccaaaaacatttttacaacTAGTATGGGAAGCTTTACAGGATATTACACTTATTATTCTAGAAGTAGCAGCCATAGTGTCTTTATTGCTTTCATTTTATCAACCCCCTCTAGAAGATTCAC CATTTAACGATGATGAAACAAGTCATGGGTGGATAGAAGGTTTAGcaattttaatttcagttatAGTAGTAGTATTTGTAACAGCCTTTAATGATTACACTAAAGAAAGACAATTCCGAGGGTTACAAAATCGAATAGAAGGAGAACACAAATTTGCAGTAATTAGACAAGGAGAAGTTAAACAAATCTCTGTCAGTGATATAGTTGTAGGTGATATTTGCCAAATTAAATATGGAGATCTTTTACCAGCTGATGGAGTTCTTATACAATCAAATGATTTGAAA GTAGACGAATCCTCCTTAACAGGAGAATCTGATCATGTCAAGAAAGGGGAATCGTTCGACCCGATGGTATTGTCCGGTACCCATGTCATGGAAGGATCTGGTAAGATGTTGGTTACTGCAGTTGGTGTTAATTCGCAGGCTGGTATCATCTTCACGTTACTGGGAGCTGCTGTTGATCAACAAGAAgctgaaataaagaaaatgaaaaagg AAGCTAAAAAGCAGCGGAAGAAGAAAAGCTTGACAG GTGATGAAGAAAATGTAACTGGAAATAGCCACATGAACTCCCCAGCTCCAGTCGCTACAGAAAATAAACATGATACTGCTCAAGACGGTAAAGAAAATCATGTTCAGCCCGAAAAATCAGCTGGAGAGAGAAACAAAAAGGAGAAATCTGTGCTACAAGCTAAACTGACTAAGCTCGCCATACAAATTGGTTATGCTGGTTCCACTATAGCAGTCCTTACCGTTGTCATACTGATCATTCAATTCTGTATCAAGACTTTTGTTATTGATAATCAAACTTGGAAAAACTCCTATGCCAATTACCTTGTACGCCATCTGATTATTGGTGTCACCGTACTTGTTGTAGCTGTTCCTGAGGGATTACCACTTGCAGTTACCCTGTCTCTTGCTTATAGTGTAAAG AAAATGATGAAGGACAACAATTTGGTGAGACATTTGGATGCTTGTGAGACGATGGGTAATGCTACAGCCATATGTTCTGATAAAACTGGTACTTTGACAACTAACAGGATGACAGTTGTTCAATCCTACATATGTGAACAGCTTTGTAAGACAATGCCCAAATTTTCTGATATACCTGCACATGTCGGAAATGTAATCATTCAGGCTATTGCCATCAACTGTGGCTACACATCAAGAATTATG cCTCCAGAAGAGGGCAGCGATCTACCGAGACAAGTGGGCAACAAAACGGAATGTGCTCTGTTAGGATTTGTTGTAGGACTTCAGAAGAATTACCAAACGATCAGAGATGACTATCCAGAGGAAACGTTTACTCGAGTGTACACCTTTAATTCAGATAGAAAATCCATGAGTACAGTGATACCTCGTCAAGGTGGAGGTTATCGATTATTTACCAAAGGTGCTTCagaaattatattacaaaagtGTGCCTTTATTTACGGCCACGACGGCCGTCTTGAGAAATTTACCAGAGACATGCAAGACAGGTTGTTGAAACAAGTGATAGAGCCTATGGCTTGTGACGGACTTAGGACTATATGTCTCGCTTTCAGAGATTTTGTTCCTGGTAAAGCAGAAATAAATCAGGTACATATTGAGAACGAACCCAATTGGGATGATGAATCaaatattgtcaataacttGACTTGCTTGTGTGTCGTTGGTATTGAAGATCCTGTTAGAACTGAAGTACCAGATGCCATCAAGAAATGTCAGAAAGCTGGTATCACTGTCAGAATGGTTACTGGTGACAATGTGAACACCGCTAGATCAATAGCTACTAAATGTGGTATTGTTAAACCTAACGAGGATTTCCTCATTTTGGAAGGCAAAGAATTTAACAGGAGAATTAGGGACAGCGCGGGAGAA gttcaGCAGCACCTTATCGACAAAGTTTGGCCTAAATTACGTGTTCTTGCTAGATCATCACCCACTGATAAGTTTATCCTGGTCAAGGGTATTATAGACAGTAAATTGAATGATAATAGAGAAGTAGTAGCAGTAACTGGGGATGGTACAAATGATGGACCTGCTTTGAAAAAAGCAGATGTTGGATTTGCTATG GGTATCGCTGGTACGGATGTAGCAAAAGAGGCTTCAGATATTATATTGACAGATGACAACTTCAGTAGTATTGTGAAGGCTGTTATGTGGGGTAGAAATGTTTATGACAGTATAGCTAAATTTTTACAATTCCAACTTACTGTTAACGTCGTTGCTGTTATTGTTGCATTTATTGGTGCTTGTGCTGTCCAAGACAGTCCTCTAAAG gCAGTGCAAATGTTATGGGTAAACTTGATTATGGACACCTTAGCTTCCTTGGCATTGGCTACTGAAATGCCTACTGGAGATTTATTACTTAGGAAACCCTATGGTAGAACCAAACCATTGATTTCAAGAACGATGATGAAGAATATCCTAGGACAAGCTGTATATCAATtagttgttattttttctttactttttgtAG GtgataaatttttggatatAGAATCAGGAAGAGGTGTGGAAATTGGACATCCGCCAACTCAACATTTTACTGTCATCTTTAATTCTTTCGTCATGATGACCTTGTTCAACGAGTTCAATGCTAGGAAAATCCACGGACaaagaaatgtttttgaagGAATCTTCACTAATCCTATCTTCTACAGTATCTGGATAGGAACATGTCTAGCACAG gtTGGAATTATCCAATTGGGTGGTGTAGCATTTTCAACTACCAGTCTAGATAGAGATCAATGGCTTTGGTGTCTCTTCTTTGGTGTAGGAACTCTAATATGGGGTCAGCTAGTGACTACTGTACCAACCAGTAAAATTCCAAAGATTTTATC ttgGGGTCGAGGACACCCTGAAGAATATACTGAAACAATCCAAATTGGCGAAGAGAAATACGACCTTGATTCTGACAAGAAACCTCGAGCGGGTCAAATATTGTGGATAAGAGGTCTGACAAGATTGCAAACGCAG